A region of Sulfurimonas sp. DNA encodes the following proteins:
- a CDS encoding DNA translocase FtsK, with amino-acid sequence MKETIFIATFGIIIYLSFATIFGHSGLIGSYGVAFSTYNHLYFGYVSFVYLLLFLLPLYFLYKNPSFNIRKFELGIASFLILFSFLLAQSMLVQNEFRGKIGADFTDFLSPYIGLLGLWIFWFIITSVSVLLLANKSMKELASILKVKVKKEKSIDNIIEENNTSSEYDEPAYLRQNENKKLIQAQEKEQVMEVKKVSKEKHTNTILDIALKVKEQKNALIVDELEENTKLLESIEKGKVEKPKNFTLPSVDFLQKADITKHNIDESELDDKIRYLIEKLAHFKIDGDVVRTYAGPVVSTFEFKPAANVKVSKILNLQDDLAMALSAETIRIQAPIPGKDVVGIEIPNDSVDTIYLRDLLDSKLFKDSSSPLTIALGKDIVGKPFVTDLKKLPHLLIAGTTGSGKSVGINAMILSLLYKNSPDQLRLLMIDPKMLEFSIYNDIPHLLTPVITKPKQAIVALNNMVSEMERRYEMMAETRTKNIENYNEKAKKEGGESFPYIVVIIDELADLMMTSGKEVEHSIARLAQMARASGIHLVVATQRPSVDVVTGLIKANLPSRISYRVGQKVDSKIILDQMGAESLLGRGDMLFTPPGSTGLVRLHAPWSTEKEIEDIVEFIKSQREPSYDKSFLLEDTLETSEFKSESYEELDSLYNEAKHVILTDRKTSISYLQRKLQIGYNRSARIIEQLEGEGILSTTNAKGVREIL; translated from the coding sequence TTGAAAGAAACCATATTTATTGCTACATTTGGAATCATAATCTATTTAAGTTTTGCCACTATATTCGGACATAGTGGTCTTATAGGAAGTTATGGTGTTGCTTTTTCAACATATAACCATTTGTATTTTGGATATGTTTCTTTTGTCTATTTACTTTTATTTTTGTTACCGTTATATTTTTTATACAAAAATCCTTCGTTTAATATTCGTAAATTTGAGCTTGGAATTGCCTCTTTTTTAATACTATTTTCTTTTCTTTTAGCACAATCAATGCTTGTTCAAAATGAGTTTAGAGGAAAAATAGGTGCGGATTTTACCGACTTTTTATCTCCATATATAGGTCTTTTAGGACTTTGGATTTTTTGGTTTATTATTACATCTGTTTCAGTGCTTCTACTTGCAAATAAAAGTATGAAAGAACTCGCTTCAATATTAAAAGTAAAAGTAAAAAAAGAAAAGTCAATTGATAATATTATAGAAGAGAACAACACAAGCAGCGAGTATGATGAACCAGCTTATTTGCGACAAAATGAGAATAAAAAACTTATTCAAGCTCAAGAAAAAGAGCAAGTGATGGAAGTTAAAAAGGTTTCTAAAGAAAAACATACAAATACTATTTTAGATATTGCACTAAAAGTAAAAGAGCAAAAAAATGCTTTAATTGTAGATGAGCTAGAAGAAAATACTAAATTATTAGAAAGTATTGAAAAAGGTAAAGTTGAAAAACCAAAAAACTTTACTCTTCCGTCTGTCGATTTTTTGCAAAAAGCAGATATTACAAAACATAATATTGATGAAAGTGAGCTAGATGATAAGATACGCTATTTAATAGAAAAATTAGCTCATTTTAAGATAGATGGAGATGTTGTTAGAACTTATGCTGGACCTGTTGTATCTACTTTTGAGTTTAAACCGGCAGCAAATGTAAAAGTTAGTAAAATATTAAATTTGCAAGATGATTTAGCGATGGCTTTATCAGCTGAAACAATTCGTATTCAGGCACCTATACCTGGAAAGGATGTTGTGGGTATTGAAATACCAAATGATAGTGTAGATACTATTTATTTGAGAGATTTGCTTGATTCTAAACTTTTTAAAGACTCATCTTCACCACTTACAATCGCACTTGGAAAAGATATTGTTGGAAAACCTTTTGTAACAGACCTTAAAAAGCTTCCACATCTTCTAATTGCTGGTACAACAGGAAGTGGTAAAAGTGTTGGTATTAATGCAATGATTTTATCACTTCTATACAAAAATTCGCCTGATCAACTTAGACTTTTAATGATTGACCCTAAGATGCTTGAGTTTTCTATTTATAATGATATTCCACATCTTCTTACTCCTGTGATAACAAAACCAAAACAAGCAATAGTAGCTTTAAATAATATGGTTAGTGAGATGGAAAGACGCTACGAAATGATGGCTGAGACAAGAACTAAAAATATAGAAAACTACAACGAAAAAGCAAAAAAGGAAGGTGGAGAATCATTTCCATATATTGTTGTTATAATAGATGAGTTAGCAGATTTAATGATGACAAGCGGTAAAGAAGTTGAACATTCAATAGCAAGACTTGCTCAAATGGCAAGAGCATCTGGAATTCATTTGGTAGTTGCTACTCAAAGACCATCTGTTGATGTTGTAACTGGACTTATAAAAGCAAACTTACCATCTAGAATATCGTATAGAGTAGGGCAAAAAGTTGATTCTAAAATCATTTTAGACCAGATGGGTGCTGAGTCATTATTGGGACGAGGGGATATGCTTTTTACTCCACCTGGCTCAACTGGTTTAGTGCGTCTTCATGCTCCATGGAGTACAGAAAAAGAGATAGAAGATATAGTTGAGTTTATTAAGTCACAAAGAGAACCTAGCTATGATAAAAGCTTTCTGTTGGAAGATACTCTTGAAACAAGTGAATTTAAAAGTGAATCATACGAAGAGTTAGATTCCTTATACAATGAAGCAAAACATGTGATACTTACAGATAGAAAAACATCTATTTCCTACCTGCAACGAAAATTACAAATAGGCTACAATCGTTCAGCAAGAATTATAGAGCAACTTGAGGGCGAAGGTATCTTGTCTACTACAAACGCAAAAGGTGTTCGAGAAATTTTATAA
- a CDS encoding flagellar biosynthesis protein FlgL, whose amino-acid sequence MRITSGMYDKNIYETNNSKLSNKLFDVNKQIASGFKIQYAKGDVRIFAETMMLDNELFGLEQIINSTQSGHKISNQTDVILNEFTKTMTRMRTLLVNAANGTHSDASLDAIANELRVIEEHFKNLSNTSINGQYLFSGTAVDIKPISSDGKYHGNNGSLKSFLGSGSQQQYNISGDQLFFGEEVLTKRKITTNVEQSNVSKKYDFATGTDNETISSPLASKDTIRDFMGDTDDNIDSITNKHHFYLRGTTSNGTSFKSKISMKDTDTVDELLSRIGQAYGNTANLKVVNVSLNSSGQIVVEDKIKGSSKLDFHMVGAVDFDTTGADAANITDIDDLDSGEASFKNIMNTLSTGGIPGLYVKEFIKSGFTSASTGSNPAATNIEGLLHDRTQFSKDGSRLSSNVSQILKDTNAFASDSTKLHEVFSGITYNTDGTYASGLDGKVLKLTGVDINGSNYDVDINLSDAGSTFSVGGNTYDIFNVASVRTGTPAGDLTYKQLMDVVNMVVTNTLPTASPAGTAAQYDAAVKDANAKGGTFLSSDGKINFKELGSTSTEAKLSLYDSNSDDFSGAASVGSFNSNNALTIRDPKTDFFKQLNKMITAVEDHKVYPDASDGSPRNAGIENALTMIDDLQNHISRSHAMVGSQSNALKSSLGRTKLIKISTQTLRSQVLDTDAAEAALTLKKLTINYEAMLLTVGKVSKLSLVNYL is encoded by the coding sequence ATGCGAATAACATCGGGTATGTATGACAAAAATATATATGAAACAAACAACTCAAAATTGAGTAATAAACTTTTTGATGTAAACAAGCAGATAGCATCTGGATTCAAAATTCAGTATGCAAAAGGTGATGTAAGAATATTTGCAGAAACGATGATGCTAGATAATGAGCTCTTTGGTTTAGAACAAATTATAAATAGTACTCAGAGTGGACATAAGATTTCAAATCAAACAGATGTTATTTTAAATGAGTTTACTAAAACTATGACTAGAATGAGGACTCTTTTGGTTAATGCAGCCAATGGTACACATAGTGATGCATCGTTAGATGCTATTGCTAATGAGTTAAGAGTAATTGAAGAGCATTTTAAAAATCTATCTAATACATCAATAAATGGACAGTATTTATTTTCAGGGACAGCTGTTGACATTAAGCCAATATCGTCTGATGGAAAATATCATGGAAATAATGGCTCATTAAAGTCATTTTTAGGTTCAGGCTCTCAGCAACAATATAATATATCTGGAGATCAGTTGTTTTTTGGGGAAGAAGTATTAACCAAAAGAAAGATAACAACGAATGTAGAGCAAAGTAATGTATCTAAAAAGTATGATTTTGCGACAGGAACTGACAATGAAACTATTTCTTCGCCACTGGCTAGCAAGGATACTATTCGTGATTTTATGGGAGATACAGATGATAACATAGACTCTATAACGAATAAGCATCATTTTTATTTAAGAGGAACAACTAGTAACGGCACTTCTTTTAAAAGCAAAATATCCATGAAAGATACAGATACAGTTGATGAGTTGTTAAGCAGAATAGGTCAGGCATATGGAAATACTGCAAATTTAAAGGTTGTTAATGTGTCACTAAATTCTTCTGGTCAAATTGTTGTAGAAGATAAAATTAAAGGTTCTAGTAAGCTTGACTTTCATATGGTTGGGGCGGTTGACTTTGATACAACTGGCGCAGATGCCGCAAATATTACAGATATAGATGATTTAGATTCTGGTGAAGCTAGTTTTAAAAATATTATGAATACTCTGAGTACTGGTGGTATCCCAGGCTTATATGTAAAAGAATTTATTAAGTCAGGTTTCACATCTGCTAGCACTGGCTCGAACCCAGCGGCAACAAATATTGAAGGTTTGCTTCATGACAGAACACAATTTAGTAAAGATGGTTCTAGATTATCTTCAAATGTATCTCAAATACTTAAAGATACAAATGCTTTTGCTAGTGATTCAACAAAATTACATGAAGTTTTTTCTGGTATTACATATAATACTGATGGAACTTATGCAAGTGGCTTAGATGGAAAAGTTTTAAAGCTCACGGGTGTTGATATTAATGGTTCAAACTATGATGTAGATATCAACCTTTCAGATGCTGGTTCAACTTTTAGTGTTGGTGGAAATACTTATGATATATTTAATGTGGCAAGTGTTAGAACTGGAACTCCAGCAGGAGACTTAACCTATAAACAATTAATGGATGTTGTAAATATGGTAGTTACAAATACTCTTCCAACAGCTTCTCCAGCTGGTACAGCAGCTCAATATGATGCAGCAGTTAAAGATGCTAATGCAAAAGGAGGTACATTTTTAAGTAGTGATGGAAAAATTAATTTTAAAGAGTTAGGTTCAACAAGTACAGAAGCAAAATTATCTCTTTATGATTCAAATAGTGATGATTTTTCTGGTGCAGCATCTGTTGGATCTTTTAACTCAAACAATGCTTTAACTATTCGCGACCCTAAAACAGATTTTTTCAAGCAACTAAATAAGATGATTACAGCTGTAGAAGATCATAAAGTATATCCAGATGCTTCTGATGGCAGTCCAAGGAATGCAGGAATAGAGAATGCACTTACTATGATTGATGATTTACAAAATCATATTAGCAGATCTCACGCTATGGTTGGATCACAATCGAATGCACTTAAATCATCTCTTGGAAGAACAAAACTTATAAAAATAAGCACACAGACTTTGCGTTCGCAAGTTTTAGATACAGATGCGGCAGAAGCCGCGCTTACATTAAAAAAACTAACTATAAATTATGAAGCTATGCTGTTAACAGTTGGAAAAGTATCAAAACTTAGTTTAGTTAATTATTTGTAG
- a CDS encoding IS256 family transposase, variant Zn-binding type: MCPHCTSKKTKKNGELGGIQRYKCSSCNSYFSSKRRPDKLQEIIFKKYIYKRQTLSDLAEEYKKSSRWIQKQIFEYEPNIKYHKPRAIVLICDATFYGKRKDKLGTLVFKDDITKEILLSKHIQSELSADYKLLLNQLLELGYTVLSVTIDGKRGLQKVFKDFPLQMCHFHQAKTVRRYITKRPRLQAGKDLKKIMYRLTQTNEKKFTKKLDEWYETYKNFIEEKSINNDTGKSYYTHQKVRAAYRSLRANLSYLFTRNKYKNFKIPNTTNTLDGGTFSPLKILIKIHRGLSKSLKLKMVDDYLLNYKKK, encoded by the coding sequence ATCTGTCCACACTGTACATCAAAAAAGACTAAAAAAAATGGTGAATTAGGTGGAATTCAGAGATATAAATGCTCAAGTTGTAATAGTTATTTTTCATCAAAAAGACGACCAGATAAATTACAAGAAATTATTTTTAAAAAGTATATTTATAAGAGACAAACACTAAGTGATTTAGCAGAGGAATATAAGAAAAGTTCTCGATGGATTCAGAAGCAAATATTTGAATATGAACCAAATATAAAATATCATAAACCTAGAGCGATAGTTCTTATCTGTGATGCTACTTTTTATGGCAAACGCAAAGATAAACTTGGAACGCTAGTTTTTAAAGATGACATTACCAAAGAGATACTTTTATCCAAACATATTCAAAGTGAACTATCAGCTGACTATAAACTATTACTCAATCAACTTTTAGAGCTTGGCTATACAGTTCTATCAGTCACAATAGATGGCAAAAGAGGCTTACAAAAGGTTTTTAAAGACTTTCCACTACAAATGTGTCACTTCCATCAGGCAAAGACTGTGAGAAGATATATAACTAAAAGACCAAGACTACAAGCTGGAAAAGATTTGAAGAAAATCATGTATCGACTCACTCAAACTAATGAAAAAAAATTTACTAAAAAGCTTGATGAATGGTATGAAACATATAAAAATTTTATAGAAGAAAAAAGTATCAATAATGATACTGGTAAATCATATTACACTCATCAAAAAGTTAGAGCTGCATATAGAAGTTTAAGAGCTAATCTTTCATATCTTTTTACAAGAAATAAATATAAAAATTTCAAGATTCCAAACACAACAAATACTCTCGATGGTGGAACTTTTTCTCCATTGAAAATACTCATTAAAATCCACAGAGGATTAAGCAAAAGCTTGAAGTTAAAAATGGTTGATGATTATTTATTAAACTATAAGAAAAAATAA
- a CDS encoding patatin-like phospholipase family protein, with translation MLSIDGGGIRGIYSALILKEIEDKFKIKIHEHFDLIAGTSTGSILASALALDIPLSEAIDLYKNEGSQIFNFRKLGFMGLFKSRYRSDHLKKLLEEKFQNKTLSDSSIKTRLLIPTTDISNGDVHVIKSYYISEFKRDKDRKIQDAVLSSCSAPLYFNPIRMENYDLK, from the coding sequence ATTTTATCTATTGACGGGGGAGGGATAAGAGGAATCTATTCTGCTTTAATTTTAAAAGAAATAGAAGATAAATTTAAAATCAAAATTCATGAGCATTTTGATTTAATAGCTGGTACAAGTACAGGTTCAATACTTGCGTCTGCACTTGCACTAGATATTCCATTAAGTGAAGCTATAGATTTATATAAAAATGAAGGCTCCCAAATATTTAACTTTCGTAAACTAGGGTTTATGGGATTGTTTAAAAGTCGTTATAGAAGTGATCATTTAAAAAAACTATTAGAAGAAAAATTTCAAAATAAAACATTGTCAGATTCTTCAATTAAAACAAGGCTCTTAATTCCGACAACTGATATATCCAATGGAGACGTTCATGTAATAAAATCATATTACATAAGTGAATTTAAACGTGATAAAGATAGAAAAATTCAAGACGCAGTTTTATCTTCTTGCTCTGCACCTCTATATTTTAATCCAATTAGAATGGAAAATTATGATTTAAAGTAA
- a CDS encoding HAD family phosphatase, whose amino-acid sequence MTKKFLLFDNDGVLVETENWYYEANVIALAEIDIELTFDVYMEIMARGGTAWEIAKAQNISQSVIDVQRTRRDVYYREFIKNEYIEIDGVIDTLQELKKEYKMGIITTSRRVDFDLIHNNRDIIKFMDFSLCVEEYPRAKPYPDPYLAGMKKFSATRNECLVIEDSQRGLNSAVNAKIECAIVKNNFTLTHDFSKATYKIEKFSDLIRLLKN is encoded by the coding sequence ATGACAAAGAAATTTCTTCTATTTGACAATGACGGCGTTTTAGTCGAGACTGAAAACTGGTATTACGAGGCAAATGTAATAGCTTTAGCCGAAATAGACATAGAGCTTACTTTTGATGTATATATGGAGATCATGGCAAGGGGTGGAACTGCTTGGGAAATAGCTAAGGCACAGAATATATCTCAGTCTGTTATAGATGTGCAAAGAACAAGAAGAGATGTCTACTATAGAGAGTTTATAAAAAATGAATACATTGAAATAGATGGTGTTATCGATACCCTCCAAGAGCTAAAAAAAGAGTATAAAATGGGAATTATAACTACATCAAGAAGAGTAGATTTTGACCTTATCCACAACAACAGAGATATCATCAAGTTTATGGACTTCTCTCTTTGTGTAGAAGAGTACCCCCGTGCAAAACCCTACCCTGATCCGTACCTAGCTGGTATGAAAAAGTTTTCTGCCACAAGAAATGAATGTCTAGTCATAGAGGACTCTCAAAGAGGTTTAAACTCTGCTGTAAATGCCAAAATAGAGTGTGCGATAGTTAAAAACAACTTTACTTTAACTCACGATTTCTCAAAAGCAACTTATAAAATAGAGAAGTTTTCTGACTTGATAAGATTACTTAAAAACTAA
- the flgA gene encoding flagellar basal body P-ring formation chaperone FlgA: MLTKFILFILLISQVYANHILKNTYYVNSNDIYISTLIENYSKDEVLYKIPPSRHTKKVTTTELLNRLKKHGYTDITTKGKYIKFIIKSPIDTSKIALYIKNYYLEKYDIINITKVEVLPRSYIASLPSQYSIYIQAKNYLSRRDIVSIKTLKNKKIFFNYNIYARLPIYVSKEKIKKNSELSSVNITKKSIILDKFMTKPLQNFKAHAFESKYNIKKDKIITLKNVQELSLVKKNSYITISLNKNNMSISFNALALDNGKLNSIIRVQKTNGKRLKVKVTGKNQAEIR; encoded by the coding sequence ATGCTAACTAAGTTTATTCTTTTCATTTTATTAATCTCTCAAGTTTATGCAAATCATATTTTAAAAAACACATACTATGTAAACTCAAACGACATATATATTTCTACTTTAATTGAAAATTATTCAAAAGATGAAGTTCTTTATAAAATACCACCAAGCAGGCACACAAAAAAGGTCACTACAACAGAGTTGCTTAATAGATTAAAAAAACATGGCTACACTGATATAACTACCAAAGGTAAATATATTAAATTCATAATTAAAAGCCCTATTGACACTTCAAAAATTGCTTTATATATAAAAAATTATTATTTAGAAAAATATGACATTATAAACATAACAAAAGTGGAAGTTTTACCTAGAAGTTATATAGCATCTCTACCTAGCCAGTATAGCATCTACATACAAGCAAAGAACTATCTCTCAAGAAGAGATATAGTAAGTATCAAAACACTAAAAAATAAAAAAATATTTTTTAATTACAATATTTATGCAAGGCTTCCAATATATGTATCAAAAGAGAAAATTAAAAAAAACAGTGAGCTATCAAGTGTAAATATCACAAAAAAGAGTATAATATTAGATAAATTTATGACAAAACCTTTACAAAACTTTAAAGCACACGCTTTTGAGAGTAAGTACAATATAAAAAAAGATAAGATAATAACCTTAAAAAATGTTCAAGAACTAAGCTTAGTAAAGAAAAATTCTTATATTACTATTAGTCTAAACAAAAATAATATGTCTATTAGTTTTAACGCATTAGCCTTGGATAACGGTAAGCTAAATAGTATTATTAGAGTTCAAAAGACAAATGGAAAAAGATTAAAAGTTAAGGTTACTGGAAAAAATCAGGCGGAGATTAGATGA
- a CDS encoding UbiX family flavin prenyltransferase, with protein MKKVVIAISGASGVHLGLKALRLIPKNINKHFIMTKNSNIVLEKENNLTLHENEDISASIASGSFGVDAMLIAPCSMNTLAKIACGISDNLVTRCASVMIKEQKKLIIAPREMPFSAIALENMQKLAQLGVVIAPPVMAYYSEQQTLDEMENFIIGKWFDLLGIENNLYKRWE; from the coding sequence ATGAAGAAAGTTGTTATTGCCATTAGTGGTGCAAGTGGAGTACACTTAGGCTTAAAAGCTTTAAGATTAATTCCAAAAAATATTAATAAGCACTTCATTATGACAAAAAATTCTAATATTGTTTTAGAAAAAGAAAATAATCTCACACTACATGAAAATGAAGATATTTCAGCAAGTATAGCATCTGGTTCTTTTGGTGTAGATGCCATGCTAATTGCACCTTGCAGTATGAATACACTTGCTAAAATTGCTTGTGGGATTTCTGATAATTTAGTTACTAGATGCGCTAGTGTGATGATAAAAGAGCAAAAGAAACTAATTATAGCTCCAAGAGAGATGCCCTTTTCTGCTATTGCCTTAGAAAACATGCAAAAATTAGCGCAACTAGGAGTTGTAATCGCTCCTCCTGTTATGGCTTACTATTCAGAACAACAAACATTAGATGAAATGGAAAACTTCATCATTGGTAAGTGGTTTGACTTACTTGGCATAGAAAATAATTTATACAAACGATGGGAATAA
- the coaD gene encoding pantetheine-phosphate adenylyltransferase has product MTTRKIALYPGTFDPITNGHFDIIERALKLFDEVIIAVAISVDKKPMFTLDERIEMTKKAIEELENVSVVGFDNLTVELAKERGATILIRGLRAISDFEFELQLGYLNNSLDDSIETVYLMPKLKHAFISSSSVRNLLKFNAKTEHLLPSKVQKIIGSMDSCTLQ; this is encoded by the coding sequence ATGACAACTCGTAAAATAGCCTTATATCCAGGAACTTTTGATCCTATTACAAATGGTCACTTCGACATAATAGAAAGAGCTTTGAAGCTTTTTGATGAAGTGATTATAGCTGTTGCTATATCAGTAGATAAAAAACCTATGTTTACTCTAGATGAACGAATAGAGATGACAAAAAAAGCGATAGAAGAGTTAGAAAATGTTAGCGTAGTTGGTTTTGACAACCTAACAGTTGAGTTAGCGAAAGAGCGTGGAGCAACTATACTTATTCGTGGATTAAGAGCAATAAGTGATTTTGAGTTTGAACTACAACTTGGTTATCTTAACAACTCTTTAGATGATTCTATTGAAACTGTTTATCTTATGCCAAAACTAAAACATGCTTTCATAAGTTCATCAAGTGTACGAAATCTTTTAAAATTTAATGCTAAAACAGAGCATTTGCTTCCAAGCAAAGTTCAAAAAATCATAGGGAGTATGGATTCATGTACATTGCAATAG
- the tmk gene encoding dTMP kinase — translation MYIAIEGIDTSGKSTQIQMLTKHFPNAIITKEPGGTKVGEKIRDIVLSAETKSKKAEFLLFLADRAEHIKEVIEPNIKKTIISDRSVVSGVAYALIQDEISQTAILHLNRFATNGIYPQKVFLLKLTKEELEFRLSQKELDGIELRGSEYLLKIQDSIVEASILLNLDLVTIDATKSIEEITKIILENMKDI, via the coding sequence ATGTACATTGCAATAGAAGGAATTGACACATCTGGGAAAAGTACACAAATTCAAATGCTTACAAAACATTTTCCAAATGCCATCATTACCAAAGAACCAGGTGGAACAAAGGTTGGAGAAAAAATAAGAGATATAGTTTTAAGCGCAGAAACAAAAAGTAAAAAAGCAGAATTTCTACTTTTTTTAGCAGATAGAGCAGAACATATAAAGGAAGTAATAGAACCAAATATAAAGAAAACAATCATCTCTGATAGAAGTGTTGTGAGTGGTGTTGCTTATGCTTTGATTCAAGATGAGATAAGTCAAACTGCAATATTGCATCTAAATAGATTTGCAACAAATGGCATCTACCCTCAAAAGGTTTTTCTTTTAAAGCTAACAAAAGAAGAGTTAGAGTTTAGACTTTCACAAAAAGAGTTAGATGGCATAGAACTAAGAGGTTCTGAGTATCTTTTAAAGATTCAAGATTCTATTGTAGAAGCTTCAATCCTCCTAAACTTGGACTTAGTAACAATAGATGCTACAAAAAGTATAGAAGAGATAACAAAAATAATATTAGAAAATATGAAGGACATATGA
- the hisS gene encoding histidine--tRNA ligase: MIKSLRGMNDILSEDYQRFTYFIDTATKIAQKYGYHFIETPLLEETALFKRSVGESSDIVGKEMYQFIDKGENDVCLRPEGTAGVVRAFIQKKLDKAGGTHRFFYHGPMFRYERPQKGRLREFHQFGVESFGVDSVYEDATMIMMVADILQTLGIGYKLQLNSLGDNNCMPQYRDSLVSFLDSCENKICEDCKRRKKTNPIRVLDCKNEKCQELYKEAPKLLNNLCLGCKDDFTALKNILKNNNIDYEIDTNLVRGLDYYSKTAFEFVSDDIGSQSAIAGGGRYDRLVEYLDGRPTPAVGFAMGIERLMELIVMPKTNREGYYIGAMDTQAIDLVVKLAQSKRKTEKTTIDYKAKNLQKHLKAADRTNAKFCCIIGSNELKDNTIWIKNLEDKTEKTINIGDLK; encoded by the coding sequence ATGATTAAATCATTAAGAGGGATGAATGATATTTTAAGTGAGGACTATCAAAGATTTACTTATTTCATTGACACAGCAACTAAGATAGCTCAGAAATATGGTTATCACTTTATAGAGACTCCTCTGCTAGAAGAAACAGCACTTTTTAAGCGTTCTGTTGGTGAAAGTAGCGATATTGTTGGTAAAGAGATGTATCAGTTTATAGACAAAGGCGAAAATGATGTTTGTCTCCGTCCAGAAGGAACAGCTGGAGTTGTTCGTGCTTTTATACAAAAAAAGCTTGATAAAGCTGGTGGAACTCATAGATTTTTTTATCATGGACCTATGTTTCGTTATGAGCGACCTCAAAAAGGAAGACTAAGAGAGTTTCATCAGTTTGGTGTTGAGAGTTTTGGGGTAGATAGTGTTTATGAAGATGCTACTATGATAATGATGGTTGCCGACATCTTACAAACTCTTGGTATCGGCTATAAGCTTCAACTCAACTCCTTGGGTGATAACAACTGTATGCCTCAATATCGTGATTCTCTTGTTTCATTTCTAGACTCATGTGAAAATAAGATATGTGAAGATTGTAAAAGAAGAAAAAAAACAAATCCTATTAGAGTTTTGGATTGCAAAAATGAAAAATGCCAAGAACTTTATAAAGAAGCTCCAAAACTTTTAAATAACCTTTGTCTAGGTTGTAAAGATGATTTTACTGCTCTAAAAAATATTTTAAAAAATAATAATATTGATTATGAAATAGATACCAACTTAGTTAGAGGACTTGATTATTACTCTAAAACAGCCTTTGAGTTTGTTAGTGATGATATAGGAAGTCAAAGTGCAATTGCCGGCGGGGGACGATACGATAGACTAGTAGAGTATCTTGATGGTCGCCCTACTCCTGCGGTTGGTTTTGCTATGGGAATAGAAAGATTAATGGAACTTATAGTTATGCCAAAAACTAATAGAGAGGGTTATTATATTGGAGCAATGGATACTCAAGCCATTGATTTAGTTGTAAAACTTGCTCAAAGTAAAAGAAAAACAGAAAAAACCACTATTGACTATAAAGCTAAAAACTTACAAAAACATTTAAAAGCAGCAGACAGAACAAATGCAAAATTTTGCTGTATAATAGGTTCAAACGAATTAAAAGACAATACTATTTGGATAAAAAATTTAGAAGATAAAACAGAAAAGACAATTAACATAGGGGATTTAAAATGA